A stretch of Lentibacillus sp. JNUCC-1 DNA encodes these proteins:
- a CDS encoding HD domain-containing protein, with protein sequence MKAHAKAFAAKAHDGQTRKSSAEPYITHPIRVAERLEASGCSEEVICAGYLHDVVEDTLVEIEDITEHFGEHIAQIVAAHTEDKSKSWHERKQHTIDTIRTASKEVKYLIVADKLDNLLELEKELSEQGDNVWRHFNAGFDEQKWYNESIAMNMEKGLASEDRPGFFHDFQKAVKRVFGE encoded by the coding sequence ATGAAAGCACACGCTAAAGCATTTGCTGCAAAAGCACATGACGGCCAGACAAGAAAAAGCAGTGCGGAACCTTATATCACCCACCCGATTCGTGTGGCTGAGCGGCTGGAAGCATCCGGCTGTTCTGAGGAAGTGATTTGTGCCGGCTACTTGCATGATGTCGTTGAAGATACCCTTGTTGAAATAGAAGATATAACTGAACACTTTGGAGAACACATTGCCCAGATTGTGGCTGCCCATACAGAAGATAAATCCAAATCATGGCATGAGCGGAAACAGCACACCATCGACACGATCCGTACTGCCAGTAAAGAGGTAAAGTATCTCATCGTAGCGGACAAGCTCGATAATCTTCTTGAACTGGAAAAAGAATTAAGCGAGCAAGGTGACAATGTATGGCGCCACTTTAACGCTGGCTTTGATGAGCAAAAGTGGTACAACGAATCCATTGCCATGAACATGGAAAAAGGCCTGGCTTCAGAAGACAGACCTGGGTTTTTTCATGATTTTCAAAAAGCTGTAAAACGTGTTTTTGGGGAGTAA
- a CDS encoding SDR family oxidoreductase gives MKLKDKVAVITGAGSGMGEAIALLYAKEGAKVVAADLNADTAEKVADDIKAAGGEATAVTANVAKEDDVQKMIDTAVEKYGTVDILVNNAGIMDNFVPAGNVTDDLWNRILDVNLTSVMRATRKVLPIFLEKEGGVIINNTSSGGLYGSRSGAAYTASKHAVTGFTKNVAFMYAEKGIRCNAIAPGGVDTNINTSIDNPDEFGMSRVMSGANNTPRSGKPEEIATIALFLASGDSSFVNGVSIEADGGWTAY, from the coding sequence ATGAAACTGAAAGACAAAGTTGCAGTTATAACAGGTGCAGGTTCAGGTATGGGAGAAGCCATCGCGTTATTATATGCCAAGGAAGGTGCTAAGGTTGTTGCAGCGGACTTAAATGCTGACACCGCAGAAAAAGTGGCTGATGACATCAAAGCTGCTGGTGGTGAGGCCACTGCAGTTACTGCAAACGTCGCTAAAGAAGACGATGTGCAGAAGATGATTGACACTGCCGTTGAAAAGTATGGAACGGTTGACATTCTGGTCAATAACGCTGGCATAATGGACAATTTCGTACCTGCAGGCAATGTAACAGATGATCTTTGGAATCGCATCTTGGATGTCAACTTGACTTCGGTCATGCGCGCAACACGTAAAGTCTTGCCGATCTTTTTGGAAAAAGAAGGCGGCGTTATCATCAACAACACGTCATCCGGAGGGCTTTATGGTTCACGATCAGGCGCAGCGTATACGGCTTCTAAACATGCCGTAACCGGATTTACGAAAAACGTGGCTTTTATGTATGCAGAAAAAGGCATCCGTTGTAATGCCATTGCGCCAGGCGGTGTCGATACAAATATCAACACATCGATCGATAATCCAGATGAATTTGGCATGAGTCGGGTGATGAGCGGTGCCAATAACACACCTCGCAGCGGTAAACCGGAAGAAATTGCAACCATTGCGTTATTCCTCGCTTCAGGTGATTCCAGTTTCGTTAATGGCGTCAGCATTGAAGCGGATGGCGGTTGGACCGCTTATTAA